One Pyrococcus furiosus DSM 3638 genomic window, CTTCCGAGGTATATGTCGGCTCTACTAATTGCATCATACGCCTGGGCAATCTCCTCTGGATTTAGGTAGAGGTGAGGAATGTTCTCATCTACCCATAGCAGGAATTCATCAGGGGACATGTCCAAGTTCCACATTGCCATCTTTGCCCTCTTGGCGTTGTCACTTCCAAAGACGAGTCCTAGGGCTTGAAAGACTGTCTTTTCTACATCTCTATATGCCAAAACTTGCGTAGCATCTTCGTAACCACCCACTACAACGGTCTGTAGATCATTTATAGCTGCTCTTAGATCTCCACTAGATCTTTTTGCTATTTCTAGGAGGATTTCTTTTGGAACTGTTATACCTTCCCTCTTTAGGATCCTTATTAAGGCATTCATTACATCTCTCTGGGTTAACCTCTTGTACTCTACTAGCTCAGCTTTTTCTCGGATCTCTTTTGGAACTTCCCAGTACTTATTTGCAGCCATTATTATTGGATTTTTGGCCTTATCAATTAGTTTTGCGATTTCCTTAGCTCCGCTGGGCTCTATATTATCTGCTTCATCGAGGAAGATTATCTTCCTCCTCTTTCCGAGGATATCCATAGTGTATGCTGCTTGAACATACCTGGAGATTTTTTCATAAGTTCTCTCATCACTCGCGTTGAGCTCAATGACTTCAAAGTTGTACTCATTTGCTAGAGCGTAGACTGTGGTTGTCTTTCCGCTCCCTGGGGGTCCTGCTAATAATAGGGCTTTTTTCTTAGGGGGGTGGCCATGCAACCAGCTCTCTATCCACGCTCTAACTTTCTCTATAGCCTCTTCTTGGTTTACAATTTCACTTAACTTTTTTGGCCTGTATTTTTCTACCCAGGGAAGCTCTGGCATACTTCATCACTTCTTCCCAATTAGGGTGAACTGTGCTAAGAGTGCTTCAAGCTGAATTATTTCATTAGCCCCTTCAACGAGTCTGAAGTTATACTCTCCTATCTTATCAGCAAGCAGAACCTTCTTTGGCTCCTCTATTGGCAGGTTGAAGACTTCTTTGTGCATCTGAACTAGTACATCTTCTCCACTAAGTCCTTGCTTGAGAAGTATCTCCCTAAGCTTTTCTCTGGCCTTCAAGAAGTTGCCTTTGAGAGCAAGAAGCATCATCTCTCTTATATCTTCAGGTCTAGCTCTACTCGCTACCATGAATACGTTTTCGTCGGTGATCTTCTTGTCTAGAGCTGCTGCAGCTTGCAGAATGTTTATTGCTCTTCTCATATCTCCTTCTGCTATGTAAAGTATTGCTTGGAGACCTTCTTCAGTTAGCTCTAAGCCCTCATTTTCGGCAATGTACCTTAGTCTCTTCGCTATATCCTCATCGCGGAGAGGTCTGAAGCGGAATATTGCACATCTAGACTGTATGGGTTCAATTATCTTGGAGGAGTAGTTACAGCTCAAGATAAAGCGAACGTTACTCGAGAACATTTCCATGGTTCTTCTTAAGGCTTGTTGGGCATCTTGAGTTAAAGCGTCGGCCTCATCAAGGAAAATTATCTTGAAGCTTGCTCCTCCTATAGGCTTTGTTCTCGCAAACTCCTTAACTTTCTCTCTAATTACGTTTATACCTCTTTCATCTGAAGCATTCAACTCGAGGAAGTTATGCCTCCAGTTTTCGCCGAAAAGCTCTCTTGCAAGGGCCAAAGCCGCTGTAGTGTTATGGACTACTGTTGGCATGTTCCCAGCAATAAAGTTGTGGTAGCCAGGAACATGAAGATCATAGATTATAAAGTCTCCCCTAAGCTCTTTTACTTCAGTTATCTCGTCCCAGTAAAGCTCATTCTGGAAGAGGAAAATGAGATATGCTATACCTTCTTTGAGCTTTCCATCCGAAAGAATTTCCTCTATGAGCTCAAGCTCAATTTTCCTTATCTTTTCAAGGATTTCAACGTTATCCACTGTGTCGCTCTCAAGAATTGTTTTTACATTGAAATTCCAAGTTCCAAGTTTTCTTCCAATCTCGGCATAGCTTGAGTATCTCTTTGCAAAGATCTTCATAGCTTCGATGGTACGTTCAACGTTAATTCCAAGGACTTTTGCTATCTCAATGTACTCCTTGAAACTTGGCTTTCTCTCTCCTTTTATGTATTCTAGGAGCTTCTCTGCTCTAATTTTAGCTTTTTCTATTACTTCATCACTCTTCTTTGCTACTTCATTCCAGTCGATCAAGATGGGTTCTGATAAGACCTTCTTTAGTCTCTCCAGTTCCTCAAGGCGATAATAAATTTCTTTCATGAGTTCCCAAGAAAGCTCCTTTGCATTTCTGTAGCTCAAATTTCTTTTATCATTGACATTTAACCTAAGCCTGTCTTTTACATAGGAGATTAGCTCATAGTTAATCTTTAGTCCATCGGATCTTACATTGGTTTTTCTAATGAGCTTCTGGGCTTCTTTAAGTTTGCTTTGGGTGCTAAAGCCAATCTCATTTAGGAACCTCTCTATGTTGTCCGAGCCTGAGATAATAACATCTTCTCCATCCATTTTAGCTATTATTCCAAAGCTGGCTAAAGCATAGGCTATCTGCTGGGCCATATCATTGTTATCGGTTGATAAAACTATTGCATCACTTTCAATCCGACCATTGCAGTCGGAATATGCCCTAAGGAAAGAACGAATTCCTTTCCACCCCTCCCTGGGTATTAATGTTAAGCTAATAGAGTTTACAAGGCTCCAAGCTTTCCTAGATACCACATAAACTTCTGGAGTTCCATCAGCGTGAATTCTTTCCCTTATCTTTGCATCAGGGAAAAGTTTCTCTGTTAGTTCCATAAAGCGTTGTCTTATGAGTGGATCTTCGTTAGTGAACGTGATGACAGAATTACTTGGATAAGCATAGCCACTTCCCATAAAGTAACCAAGCCACTCTGCAAGGGGATTTTCTCCAGTTATAAGTGGGAGAAAGCTCGGTATTGCAAGCTTGTCGCCAGGTTTGAGTTCTTCAGCCTTAATCCACTTTATTTCGCCATTCTCTCTATTCACTAGAAGTGGGTGATACGGAGTTACTTTAAGCTCCCTGCCAAGCTGAGTTTTTATCTTTATCAACCTATCAGTTCTATCTTTGTAGACGTATTGGACTTCAAACTCTCTAAGCTTTCCATCCTCATCTATTCCAAGAACTTTGAGCCCTTTAACTGGAGTTGGTCCAAATCTCCCCCCAGAAAGCTTTTCAACAAGTTCTCCAAGTTCAAAGAGTTGGCCATTAGCTATAACTTTGGTATCTCCAGTAAGACACTTTCCGACACCAGGGGGGCCTGCGAAGAGTAGGTGGGGCATTGATCCAGTTTTGACGTAGTGCTTGAGCCTTTTCACTATGTGCTCTTGTCCTACAATGTCGTCAAGTCTTTGAGGTCTATACTTCTCAACCCAGGGTTTTTCTAGAACCTTAACTTCTCTAATCTCTTCGCTCATACTCTCACACACCTAAACTAAGAAAGGTATCAAAGTATTATTAAGCTTATCCTAGGCAATAACAGAACAGAAGAAAAGAAGGAAAAACAGTAGATCAGCTGAGAGCTGAGAGTAACTTCTCTAAGAACATTTTCTCTGGATAAGCTCCTTCAAATTCTACTCTGTCTTCTCCGTTGACCTGAATAACAATTTTTGGTACTGCCATTACATTGTACTGGTCAGCCCACTCTGGATACTCAATGGCCTCGACCATATCCCCAAGTATCTTACCTTTCCCAGCTTTTGTGTTTTCAATGGCAAACTTGTGAGCCATTCTAACGGCAAGTGGACAGTATGGGCATGTTGGAGTTACAAACACCAATATTCTTACATCCTGGTCTATGTTTCTGATGGCCTGTTTTGTCTCGTCCATAAGGTTTGTTTCTTCTCTACTAACATCCACAATGTCCTCTAAGAATGCTGCGAACTCATGACCTGCCGGTAATCCAAAGTACCTTACTCCAAAGTCCTTTCCATCTTGGGTTATTGTTGTTGCTGGAGCTCTGTCTATTCTATACCTCTTGGCTAGCTCTTTGCCTTCTGGTGTGTCGAAGTCAACAATTTCATAACTGAGCTTGTCTGTTAGCTCAGAAAGCTCTTGAACTAGTTGTTTTAGCTGGTCACAGTATTGACAGTGGTCCTTTCTCACAAAAACGATTAGCTTAACTGGATTGACCATTTTTGAAAAGAACTCTTCCTTAATTACCTTCTTGTCAGCGTCACTAATCAATCCCATTTTCCTCACCCCTATCTAAATGTTTATAACTTTAATTCTCCAACCTAGAGTTGGTTCAAATCTAGGTTGTCAACCTTAGGTTGAATGCACAATATATAAACTTTGCGCCACAGATATGGGTAGGTGATGAATATGGAACCAGACTTGTTTTACATATTGGGGAACAAAGTAAGGCGGGATTTGTTATCTCACCTAACTTGTATGGAATGCTACTTTAGCCTTTTAAGTAGCAAAGTTTCAGTGTCATCAACTGCTGTGGCAAAGCATCTTAAGATAATGGAAAGAGAAGGTGTTCTTCAGTCCTACGAAAAAGAAGAACGCTTTATTGGGCCTACAAAAAAGTACTATAAAATTTCAATAGCGAAATCTTATGTTTTCACATTAACTCCAGAAATGTTTTGGTATAAAGGACTAGATCTGGGAGATGCTGAGCTTAGAGATTTTGAAATTAGTCTTTCTGGCCTAGATACTGAACCTTCAACATTAAAAGAAATGATTACTGACTTTATCAAAGCAAATAAAGAGCTTGAAAAAGTTCTGGAAGCATTTAAGACTATTGAGAGTTATAGAAGTTCTCTCATGAGGAAAATAAAGGAGGCATACTTAAAGGAGATCGGGGACATGACGCAATTGGCAATACTTCATTATCTCCTTCTCAATGGAAGGGCAACTGTAGAAGAGTTAAGTGATAGATTAAACTTAAAGGAGCGTGAAGTTAGAGAGAAAATATCTGAGATGGCTCGCTTTGTTCCAGTAAAGATAATAAATGACAACACTGTTGTTCTTGATGAAGATCAAATACTCAGAGGGGAGGGAAATGAAGAAGATTAAGGTTCTTGTAAACGAAGACAAGTGCTATCTATGTGGGGGATGTGCAGGAGTTTGTCCGGCATTGGCAATAAGGGTCTCATCATCATGGCAGTTCTTTGAAGATAAGTGCATTTCTTGTATGATATGCATAAAGGCTTGTCCTGTGGGAGCTCTCAGTTATGAGGAGGTGGCACAATGAAGTACGATGTAGTGGTTGTTGGCTCAGGAGTTGCCGGTCCCATTGTGGCAAGAGACGTTGCAAAAGCTGGTTTTTCAGTTCTTCTTGTGGATAAAAAACCTGCAATTGGAACTCCAAAACAGTGTGCAGAGGGAATAAATGTTAACGTTTTCAAGGAATTTGACATTCCATATGATAAAAGGTTCATAAACAGAGAGATTTATGGGGCGAGGATTTACTCTCCTAGTGGATATACGGCCGAGCTTAGGTATGACAAGGTAAGTGGAGTTATACTTGAGAGAAAAGTCTTTGATAAAATGCTCGCCTATTATGCTGCAAAGGCTGGAGCTGATGTTTGGGCAAGGACCGAAGTTATCGATCTCCTAAGAAAGGAAGGTAAGATTATGGGGGTTAAGGCAAAACATGAAGGCGAGTTAGTCGAAATTGAGGCTAAGATAATAGTAGCGGCTGATGGAGTTGAAAGCACAGTTGCAAGGCTTGCGGGGATAAATACCTATGCTCCTCCCCATGAATTTGATTCAGCGTATGAATACGAAATGATAATCGAAGGATACGACCCAGACTTAATTCATTTGTGGTTTGGAAATGAAATTGCTCCTAGAGGATATGTTTGGGTATTTCCAAAAGATGAAGATAGGGCAAACGTCGGAATTGGAATAAACTCCGACAATGAGAAAACTGCCAAGTACTATCTGGACAAGTGGCTTAAAGAAAACAACATTCCCACGAAGAAAATATTGGAGATAAACGTTGGCCTTGTTCCAGTGGGTGGCTTTGTAAGAGAGTTAGTTAAAGAAAACGTGGCTGTAGTTGGAGATGCCGCCAGGCAAGTAAATCCAGTCCATGGAGGAGGAATGTATGAAGCAATGAAAGCTGCTAACATTTTGGCAAAGTGGATAGTTAAGGCACTGGAGGAGGAGAATCTAGAACTACTGAAGAACTATACCAAAGAGTGGTGGGAAGTTGAAGGGCCCAAGATGGAGAGACTACTGAAGCTTAGAAGGGCAATGGAAAAACTAACAGATGAGGACATAGATGTTTTCGTTCAATTACTTGGAGGGACTGACTTAGAAAAACTAGCTGGTGGAAATTATTTCGAGGTAGTAAAAGCTCTCATGAAGCATCCAAAAGTGTTAATGAGCAAAAGAAGGTTAGAAATACTCAAGGCTCTATTATGAGATCATCAACTTTCGGTCCAATGGGGAGTCTCCTCTTATGCTCGCTGTTTTTCACTAATTTTTCAACGTGTTCTACTATTTCTTCTGACACATTTAGTTCATTTGCAATCTCTTCTTTGCTCATTTTGAGATCTACAAGTCTCCATAGTAACTCATCTAGGAGCTTATATGAAATTCCTAGTTCATCTTCATCAGTCTGTCCTTCCCACAGTCCTGCACTTGGTTTTTTCTCCACTATGCTCTGTGGTACACCTATAATCCTTGCAACCTCCCACACTTCTGTTTTGTATATGTTTATTAGAGGAGCATAGTCACTAGCTCCATCTCCCCACTTTGTGAAATATCCTGTGAGAAACTCGCTTCTGTTGCTAGTTCCAAGAACAAGTCTTCCTAGAGAGTTTGCGTAAGAGTAAAGAAGCACCATTCTTACCCTTGCCATTATATTTCCCAGGCTTTTCCTGTCGAGAGCTACATCCAGGGAGGACTGAATAGTGTCAACTATTGGTTTTATGTTAATTATTTTGTATCGTATTCCAAGATTTTCTGCCACCAATTTTGCATCTTCAACATCCTTGTTTTCATAGTAGGGCATTATTAGGCCAAGAATTTTGTCTTTTCCTAGAGCCTTTGTTGCTAGATACGCTACTGTTGCACTGTCAACTCCCCCACTGATTCCGATAACCACCCCTTGCTTGGCATTTTCTTTGATGAATTCTACTAACCTAGTTACTACCTTTTCAAAATTTAGTCTTCTCATAGCTCTGCCTCTCCCAAAAATTCGAGTATTGATAACAATCTCTCGTCTTTTATTCTATCTAGAATTGCACTGACATCTTCTCTTCCAGCTTTTCCATCTTTATAAAGGGCTATTAGCCTTACTCCTTCAAAGAAATCTGAAAGCTCTGGGAATGCTACCTTAAACATTGGCATGCTATTGTATATTTCCTCAAAAGAGTCGTCGATTATTGCTTGCCAGATTAAGTCTACTAGACCATCGAATGCTATTTCAAAGAAATCCGAGTCTTTGGAGTTTATCATTGCATATAGACATTCATGAAATGCTGCTTCGTAATTTTCCTCATCTTCAAACATCTCTTCAAAGGCTAAGTGAATTTGCGCTATTAGCTCTTTATCTTCAACTTCTGCCAATAATTTTGCGAGTATTTCTTTTGCTTTTACTTTATCTCCTGATTCGTAGAGTAAGTAACCTTCGTAGACTCTGGCTTGTAGTTCTTTTCTTTTTGCATTTGCTGCCTTGAACTCCTCAATGGCTTTTCTTATAAACTCGATTGCCTTTTCGTATTCTTGTAGTTCCTCATAAATTGCGGCTATGCTGTAATATACTTCTCCGACTATTTCGGGCCTTTTTTCTTCTGCGAGTACTCCCTCATAAATTTCTAATGCTTTTTCTGGATAACCGAGAAGGGAATACAGGTCGGCCACATGAAGTAGGCCTTTTGTCTCAAATTTTCTCGCAAATTCTTCAAATTCATGGAGTTTACTTATTCCAAAAAACTCTGCATAATAGTATACTACGAGTTTATAGAGTTCTAAATCCCTTTTTTCTTTTGCCACTTCTTCGGCTACTTCCAAAACTTCTCTTAGTTCCTCATCTGTTAATCTATCAATCTCTTTGGTTAATAATTCCTTAGCTTTTTCAATATTGCCTGCTTTGAGTGCATTAATAATATCTTCACTTGTCATGTAAACCCCTAAACTTATTAATTTTCCACTTTAATAGCTTAACTGGTGGATGATATGAAGAAAGTTCGACTAGTAAAAAAGCCTGAGGATTTTAATTTAGATGAGGCAGTATCACTTGTTTCAAATCCCTCTGTGGGAGCGATAGTTACATTTTTAGGGAAAGTGAGAAACGAAAATGCTGGAAGGGAGGTTCTTAAGCTTATTTACGAAGCATACGAGGAAATGGCTGAAAAAGAAATGGGGAAAATTAGAAGGGAGGCTCTTGAAAAGTTTCCAATATTTGATGCAGTTATATGGCATAGGGCTGGAGAGTTGGATATCTCTGAGAATACAATTTTGGTTGTGGTTTCAGCGAAGCATAGGAAGGAGGCATTTGAAGCTTGTTCCTGGATTGTAGATGAAGTTAAGAAGAGGGTGCCCGTATGGAAAAGAGAAATTACCACTAAGGGAGAATTTTGGATAGAGGGAGACAAACATATTCCAGCTCAGTAGAACATTTTTTGCATACTATCTTTAGTGGTATGCAAAATCCGTATAGAAAAAGTTAATATATCTCTTTCTAACCTTAAATTTTTGGTGAGTCCTGTGGCAGAGAGTAAAGTTCTGACTTCGATGTCTATTATAGAGAGTAAAGGTATAACAACAATAGGAAAACCACCATGGGTACTTATCCCACATGCAGGACAATTGGAGAGAATTATCTTGGCCATAGGAAAAGGAAAAGGCAAGTTTTCCGAGAGTAAGGGTATAACAAGAAGCATCGGATGTATTGGAAACAATGAATTTATTCTCTACAGGGAAAAGATAGGAATTGAAAAATTCAAGGAAATACTCAAAGAGTTTTATAAGTTGACTCCTGAAGGGGAGGTATTTATAACGAACTATGATTCTATCGAAGAGGGAATTGAGCTAGCTGAATATTCAGCAAATCTCGGATTGACAACTTATCTAACTGTGATGAGTGAAGATTATCATAGTATTCCCCAGGAAAGAAAATTTAAGGTTATTCTTGAAGTTACATTGGAAGAGTTAAACCACCAAATTCCCGATGTGGATGTTCTTTTGTTAATTGTTCCCTATTCTCAGTACAATGAAATAAAGAACCTAGATATAAACTTCAGCGGAGAAATATGGGTTGATATAGTATACCCTCCATCTGCAAGGTATTTATCTAATGGAAATCTATTTGAAATCAGAAGAATCGTTAATCCAGCCTCAATAACTTATCATCCTTGTATGGCAGGACTAGTGGCGGTTAGCCCAGAAGGGTTTGTAACACCCTGTCCCCTGTTAAGAAAGTTCATAGTTGGTGACATTACTAAGGAATCCTTAAAGGCAATACTAAGAAAGCAGAGACTAAAGAAAACATGGTGGAAATTAACTAAGGACAAAATTCCACAGTGTAAGTCGTGTACCTTCCGATATATTTGTCATGACTGCAGAGCTTTAGAGTACTCTGCTACTGGGGAAATTTTTGGAACTGAGTATTGTTCTCTCTAAATTCTCCAATTTTTTAGTGGGGCTTTGTAAATTTTGTAATTTTGACAGCCTAGGCACGAAAAGAAACAAAAGATTTATATTATTTTCTCCAAAGAAGTATTAGTTGAGCCAAAGTCATCGAGGTGAGGCTCATGCCACTTCAACCAATTAGAAGAGTTAAAAGTGGAATTCCTGGATTTGATGAATTAATTGAGGGAGGTTTCCCTGAGGGTACTACAGTTCTGCTAACTGGCGGAACTGGAACAGGAAAAACTACATTTGCAGCTCAATTTATCTATAAAGGAGCTGAAGAATACGGAGAACCAGGAGTATTTGTAACATTGGAAGAGAGAGCTAAGGATTTGAGAAGGGAGATGGCCGCCTTTGGTTGGGATTTTGAGAAGTATGAAAAGGAAGGTAAAATCGCAATAATAGATGGAGTCAGCTCTATTGCTGGAATTCCAAGTGAAGAAAAATTCGTTTTAGAAGATAGATTTAATGTTGAAAACTTTCTAAGATACGTTTATAGGGTTGTCAAGGCTATTAATGCTAAGAGGTTGGTCATTGATTCTATACCATCAATAGCTATGAGACTTGAAGAAGAAAATAGAATAAGAGAAGTCTTGCTAAAGTTAAACACAATTTTACTTGAGATGGGAGTTACAACGATTTTAACTACTGAGGCGCCTGATCCTCAGCATGGGAGAATTAGCAGGTATGGAATAGAGGAGTTCATAGCTAGAGGAGTAGTGATATTAGATTTACAAGAAAGGAATATTGAGTTGAAGAGGTACATCTTGATAAGAAAAATGCGTGGTACCAGACACTCAATGAAGAAGTATCCCTTTGAAATAGGACCAAATGGAATTGTCGTGTATCCAAGTGGGGAAATTTATTAGGTGATATTAATGGTCGTGAATGAAGTTGAGAATGTTGAGAATATAGAGGTTAGGGTAGAAAGAATTCCTACAGGGATTATTGATGATCTAATAAGTGGAGGTATTCCAAGGGGTAGTGTAGTTCTTCTTATTGGGGATCCCAAAGCTGGAAAAAGCATTTTTATCTCTCAGTTTACTAGTACTCAAGTAAGAAATGGAAATTATGTTATAGGTGTACTAATTGACATCTCTAAATATGAGTTTGTAAGCAATGCTTTAGACTTTGGCTGGGAGTTTATGCCTTATCTTGATGATAAAATTGTCTTGCTTGATGCTTATACACAGAGGCTTAGAAAAGCTCCGAAGTTCTCCTTTGATGAATCCGTCATTACAGATATAAGTGATACTACAAGGTTGTTAGATGCTATTAAGGACACAACTTTAAGAATACTCTCTAACAACAAAAGCAGAAAATGTCGTTGGATTTATATCCTCTATGACACCAATATTCTTTGAAACATCACGAAAAGAAATTTATAAGTTTTTAGAAGAGCTGAGAGAATTTGCACACAGAAACAAGCAAGTTTGGATTTTAGAAATGAATTCGGGCATAGAAGAGCCTCAAGTTGAAATGATGGTCAAGGCTATAGTAGATGGAATTATTGAGCTTAAACTTATGGAAGAAGGAAAGACTCTGAAGAGGTATCTCCGTGTATATGGTATGAGGAGAACGGCTCACAAGCTTGATTGGGTGGAGTACAGTATAACTTCCTCAGGGATAAAATTAATTAAATAATGGAGTAAAATATTTAAGTTTAAAGTTCTAATTAATAGCATGCGACAAGATGTTGTTTACTTACTAATGTTTTTTGTATTTTTGAGTTTGGCTATTTCTCTTTCTAATCCCCCTCCGAAAGATATTATTGAAGCTGAAGAAGGAGATTTAGTAGAGTTTGAGGGAATATGTGTGTATTCTTCTGATGACTTTAGCATAATAACTGACGGCAAGTTTTCTGTTCCCGTGCTCTCTGGGTTGGAAGTTGGTAAGGCATATAAAATTGTTGGAGTCTATAGAGGGGAAGCTATTAAGCCGAGAATAATTGAAAAAACAGAAGGAGAAGAACTTAGTTTAGTTCGAGTTACGGGGGCTTATTGGGTTGATTACTATCCTTATATCTTGACTCCTAAAAAGGTTAAGTTAAAATTTGAGCTCGAAAATGTTTCAATTGGAGAGATTGTAGAAGTTAAGGGGGTTTTCTTTGGAACTAAGCTAGTCCCAGTTGAATACAAATCTCTTGGTTTCTTATCTTACCCAAAAGACGGTTATCCCTTTGAATTCACTGGAGTTGTGCTATATGGGGGTAATCCAGGAGGAATTCTATGGATGAACAAAAGTGTCAGGGCGTATCTTCCCGACAATCAGACTTTAACTCCTGGGCAAGTTGTTAAGATCGTTGGTATAACTAAAGTTTCTGGAGACTATATCTCAGTTTATGCTAGAAACTTTAGTGTTGTGGATTTCGCAAAGGAAACTACAAATATAGAGGGGGCAAAAGTTGGAGAAATAATTGTAGGAAGCTGTAGAGTTTCACGTGTCTTTCTCGAGTATTTAGAGCTTGAATGTCTTGACAAGAAAGTTTTTGGAGTGAAGGGAAGAGTTGGGGACTTAGTTCACTTCAAAGCTCTGAAGAGATTTGGAAGTTATCTCTGCCTTGAATGTAATTTGACAGCAAGAGAGGACATGGAAAATTCGATATGCACTCCCCAAATAGGGAAGGTTGGAAAAGTTGCTGGGAAGGTCGTTAAGGTAAGCAAAAATAAGATATTAGTAGAGTTCAATAGATGTAAAGTTTCTGTGAAGCTTCCAGAGGGTGTTAAAGTTAGAGAAGGGGAC contains:
- a CDS encoding replication factor C large subunit, whose protein sequence is MPELPWVEKYRPKKLSEIVNQEEAIEKVRAWIESWLHGHPPKKKALLLAGPPGSGKTTTVYALANEYNFEVIELNASDERTYEKISRYVQAAYTMDILGKRRKIIFLDEADNIEPSGAKEIAKLIDKAKNPIIMAANKYWEVPKEIREKAELVEYKRLTQRDVMNALIRILKREGITVPKEILLEIAKRSSGDLRAAINDLQTVVVGGYEDATQVLAYRDVEKTVFQALGLVFGSDNAKRAKMAMWNLDMSPDEFLLWVDENIPHLYLNPEEIAQAYDAISRADIYLGRAARTGNYSLWKYAIDMMTAGVAVAGRKRRGFVKFYPPNTLKILAESKEEREIRESIIKKIIREMHMSRLQAIETMKIIREIFENNLDLAAHFTVFLGLSEKEVEFLAGKEKAGTIWGKALALRRKLKELGIREEEKPKVEIEEEEEEEEKTEEEKEEIEEKPEEEKEEEKKEKEKPKKGKQATLFDFLKK
- the surR gene encoding sulfur metabolism transcriptional regulator SurR yields the protein MEPDLFYILGNKVRRDLLSHLTCMECYFSLLSSKVSVSSTAVAKHLKIMEREGVLQSYEKEERFIGPTKKYYKISIAKSYVFTLTPEMFWYKGLDLGDAELRDFEISLSGLDTEPSTLKEMITDFIKANKELEKVLEAFKTIESYRSSLMRKIKEAYLKEIGDMTQLAILHYLLLNGRATVEELSDRLNLKEREVREKISEMARFVPVKIINDNTVVLDEDQILRGEGNEED
- a CDS encoding replication factor C small subunit, with product MSEEIREVKVLEKPWVEKYRPQRLDDIVGQEHIVKRLKHYVKTGSMPHLLFAGPPGVGKCLTGDTKVIANGQLFELGELVEKLSGGRFGPTPVKGLKVLGIDEDGKLREFEVQYVYKDRTDRLIKIKTQLGRELKVTPYHPLLVNRENGEIKWIKAEELKPGDKLAIPSFLPLITGENPLAEWLGYFMGSGYAYPSNSVITFTNEDPLIRQRFMELTEKLFPDAKIRERIHADGTPEVYVVSRKAWSLVNSISLTLIPREGWKGIRSFLRAYSDCNGRIESDAIVLSTDNNDMAQQIAYALASFGIIAKMDGEDVIISGSDNIERFLNEIGFSTQSKLKEAQKLIRKTNVRSDGLKINYELISYVKDRLRLNVNDKRNLSYRNAKELSWELMKEIYYRLEELERLKKVLSEPILIDWNEVAKKSDEVIEKAKIRAEKLLEYIKGERKPSFKEYIEIAKVLGINVERTIEAMKIFAKRYSSYAEIGRKLGTWNFNVKTILESDTVDNVEILEKIRKIELELIEEILSDGKLKEGIAYLIFLFQNELYWDEITEVKELRGDFIIYDLHVPGYHNFIAGNMPTVVHNTTAALALARELFGENWRHNFLELNASDERGINVIREKVKEFARTKPIGGASFKIIFLDEADALTQDAQQALRRTMEMFSSNVRFILSCNYSSKIIEPIQSRCAIFRFRPLRDEDIAKRLRYIAENEGLELTEEGLQAILYIAEGDMRRAINILQAAAALDKKITDENVFMVASRARPEDIREMMLLALKGNFLKAREKLREILLKQGLSGEDVLVQMHKEVFNLPIEEPKKVLLADKIGEYNFRLVEGANEIIQLEALLAQFTLIGKK
- a CDS encoding DUF362 domain-containing protein, giving the protein MKKIKVLVNEDKCYLCGGCAGVCPALAIRVSSSWQFFEDKCISCMICIKACPVGALSYEEVAQ
- a CDS encoding protein disulfide oxidoreductase, with translation MGLISDADKKVIKEEFFSKMVNPVKLIVFVRKDHCQYCDQLKQLVQELSELTDKLSYEIVDFDTPEGKELAKRYRIDRAPATTITQDGKDFGVRYFGLPAGHEFAAFLEDIVDVSREETNLMDETKQAIRNIDQDVRILVFVTPTCPYCPLAVRMAHKFAIENTKAGKGKILGDMVEAIEYPEWADQYNVMAVPKIVIQVNGEDRVEFEGAYPEKMFLEKLLSALS
- a CDS encoding NAD(P)/FAD-dependent oxidoreductase; translation: MKYDVVVVGSGVAGPIVARDVAKAGFSVLLVDKKPAIGTPKQCAEGINVNVFKEFDIPYDKRFINREIYGARIYSPSGYTAELRYDKVSGVILERKVFDKMLAYYAAKAGADVWARTEVIDLLRKEGKIMGVKAKHEGELVEIEAKIIVAADGVESTVARLAGINTYAPPHEFDSAYEYEMIIEGYDPDLIHLWFGNEIAPRGYVWVFPKDEDRANVGIGINSDNEKTAKYYLDKWLKENNIPTKKILEINVGLVPVGGFVRELVKENVAVVGDAARQVNPVHGGGMYEAMKAANILAKWIVKALEEENLELLKNYTKEWWEVEGPKMERLLKLRRAMEKLTDEDIDVFVQLLGGTDLEKLAGGNYFEVVKALMKHPKVLMSKRRLEILKALL
- a CDS encoding tetratricopeptide repeat protein; translated protein: MTSEDIINALKAGNIEKAKELLTKEIDRLTDEELREVLEVAEEVAKEKRDLELYKLVVYYYAEFFGISKLHEFEEFARKFETKGLLHVADLYSLLGYPEKALEIYEGVLAEEKRPEIVGEVYYSIAAIYEELQEYEKAIEFIRKAIEEFKAANAKRKELQARVYEGYLLYESGDKVKAKEILAKLLAEVEDKELIAQIHLAFEEMFEDEENYEAAFHECLYAMINSKDSDFFEIAFDGLVDLIWQAIIDDSFEEIYNSMPMFKVAFPELSDFFEGVRLIALYKDGKAGREDVSAILDRIKDERLLSILEFLGEAEL
- a CDS encoding NAD+ synthase, translated to MRRLNFEKVVTRLVEFIKENAKQGVVIGISGGVDSATVAYLATKALGKDKILGLIMPYYENKDVEDAKLVAENLGIRYKIINIKPIVDTIQSSLDVALDRKSLGNIMARVRMVLLYSYANSLGRLVLGTSNRSEFLTGYFTKWGDGASDYAPLINIYKTEVWEVARIIGVPQSIVEKKPSAGLWEGQTDEDELGISYKLLDELLWRLVDLKMSKEEIANELNVSEEIVEHVEKLVKNSEHKRRLPIGPKVDDLIIEP
- a CDS encoding molybdenum cofactor biosynthesis protein MoaE, whose protein sequence is MKKVRLVKKPEDFNLDEAVSLVSNPSVGAIVTFLGKVRNENAGREVLKLIYEAYEEMAEKEMGKIRREALEKFPIFDAVIWHRAGELDISENTILVVVSAKHRKEAFEACSWIVDEVKKRVPVWKREITTKGEFWIEGDKHIPAQ